In the Rhododendron vialii isolate Sample 1 chromosome 2a, ASM3025357v1 genome, aaatacgaATCGCGCCGTCCGTATGTAAACGGAGTCTTACAGACGCTTCTAATTATATTGTAGCTCCATCTGTctatttttctttcacttttgcCACAAATCTCTTCCATCAGCCCCTtgtataaaatatttatttctggTTTGTTCGGCCTAATAAGctatttggtttgtttttttttttttttaaattacatttgttagtttttcaaaaaaaaattgaaaattattacttcgtcatgacgagagaaatctaaaaaattaaaaattacaatcgaaacataattttttttaataaagataaaaaaaatagtttattgacttatttttgtttttatttaaaaattttgatttcaatcgtaattttttcctttttagattcctctctcGTGAGGAAACAATAATTCtcaactaacaaatgtaaatttttttaaataaaaacaaaaaaataagtcaaataagCCCGAATCGTATAACTCCAAATGAATCGTCTCATTTGTAAATTGTTTGAGGTTCAACTCGGTAAAAGTTTGTTCGAATTCAATTTGTCTATTAAACGAAGCTAACATGAGCCTCAGTTTtgggctcgtttaataaatgaattGAACCTTCTACCAAAAAAATGGCTACTTGGTTTTGCAATCCCCGCGAATTTTAATAgctagttttgtttttctacAGCTGATGGGATGATGATGCTGTTCGAGATTAGGTTCTTTTTAGAAAAGTACTTCTTTTGGTCATGAACACTACAAAAAAGGAATATCCGTTCCACTTCACCTTGCaaagttcttttttgaaaaggtAAGTGTTGTAATGACCATATTGTCCTTCCACTTCACCCTAGGTTGGGTTgttgggggtgtttgggagcttactttttgacttttcatttttggcTTTTAGGCTTTTCGGCTTTTTcgtcagaatgtattttgaatttggtagaaTGTTTGGAAGCTTACTTTTTGGCTTCTCATCTTTGGCGTTTtgactttttgactttttagattatggtcaaaatgtattttgaatcctggtgagtgtttggatgatatgtacaAAATGCATTTTAGAagagtagtgtttgggagataaatgatcaaaatgaattatgggttgattttttaccatgttgcccttgGTTCTTATTACTATATTAAAAGATGtatgattaatttttttcgttttttaaaTGTATCAGCACACACAAAACTTTTTACAccctttatatatattaaaaatatatggttaaaaaattaattactccaatttttaatccgtttaaaccgatgcaaatattttaattttttgatcattttatcctaaatgatcataataatttttggctctaaagcatTTCAATGAGTACCCTAAAAGAGCcctaaaaccaaattaaaaaaaaacggtAAGTTAAGTTAACGTTTAGTGTGGGTAAACTtgtattttgtaaaaatcaatgagggtaatttggtcattttaccTAAAATGGGAAAACCTGTTAATGCAAAAAGTACCTTTCCCCCTGCTTCTCACTTTTGCCCTGGTTAAGGAAAATCAGTGAATCTATTTTGGCAAAACTCATTTTCAAAAGTAGGtgccaaacaaggaaaatcTAAAAAGTCATTAATGAgaaccaaaaactgaaaacacaTTCTCCAAAATGGGCTACCAAACAatcaaaatgtaaaaaataaaaaatgagaagttgAAAATGTGGGAACCAAACACCCCCGTTGAATGCTGACAAAATGGGGAAAGGGTAGTATTGTCATTTCACGCAGGAGTGTTGTctaacaaatttaaaaaataggaAGTTTCACAAATCTGGAACAAGTCTtgtttttagacaaaaaaaaagtactcttTCCAAAACTGGAACGTTATCTTAACCTATAGATCGAAGCTTGTATTCTAGTGTATTATGTCTGATTTATTTTATAACACCCAAACTTTTTTCtgatattaaatactcattCCATCCTAAAAAAATTGTCCCCATTTGTaaaatgaaaacttaaaaacgtACATTTTGGttcaacaaatttaaaaaaaaaatctgcaagatactaaatatcaatgagttctttttaattttttgaaaacaattttaaaTTCGTTCGAATAAAAATATAACTTTTTAACTTCACGGATTGGACACTCTTTTTTGAGACAAATGGAGTATATAATATTGATTTTTGGGGGGGCCACCTTCATGTACAAAATCATGGCTCTGGCTGCGCGAGCTCGGCTCGTCAAAGTTTtattgagctcgagcttgagtttgTTTTTTCACTTAACGAATGAACCTAAACAATGTAAAACTTGACTCCATTCGACATATTTGCAGCGCTAAAACTTTTTTACAAGAGGaataaaagaaggaaagagagtACAAGAGCAGTGGTGGAGCTAGGATTTTGACTCAAGAAGAGCCGACTTAaaagacatatattttttatcgaaacatatacttattatatccTAAGGTATTTTGCTTTTCGATTAactacatttgtacattgaaatgattctttagGCTAATTCAACTATCAATTgctcattttttattatgaaaaaaattgagaaattaaaatataaaataactgATTTTATATCAAATCGGACcaaaattattaatattataaacaactatacacaaataattatcaataCTAATCAAGtatgtataaaataaaaaatttaaacgaAGAGCTAGAGCCAGGGCCCCCAGGCctcaacatagctccgcccAAGAGAATACTTTAAGAATCAGATACGGAGCTTGAAGAagtccaagagagagagagagatgctaaTCCAAGAGCAGTAGGATTTTAAGAGCAAGTGTGTTATTTTTGCCTTTTATGTAATGTAGACAAACATCTCAACCTTCAACCTTTTGTAAAAAGTATAGATATAGTGGATAGATaacgcacattttcaaaatgtgCTATGTACTTTCTATGATAAGTAGAGTGGAAAACAGTTGGTACCTCCCTTATTAGGGCCAATTAGGGGTAAGCCCCACAAGTCCTCGGACTTGGGCAACCCCCTGGGCTGGGGcatcccaaaacaaaacaaaattatgttatagatataaatataaaaaagctTCAATATTTGCCTCAAGGCATCTACTTGGTGGTGCTGTGCCCAAAgcatgtacttttttttttttttgttctatctctttttgttttccttccaattcacaatttatttttctatttttgttctacttctttttgttttcctcccaacccacaatattacaaaaaacaaaaccctaaattattttgttgaaaatttttgatttaaCAAACACAATAGTGGAGTAATGATATAttcttacatttgattaaaaaaaattcgtagttaaaataaaattaagcgAGCTAACATAGTTTTTGCTTTTACCTTCGCACTACCATTTTGCAAGAGAATTAAATAGGTTGGctatgatctcaattgaaaatgaggcgTCATTCCATTTAAGAGCATTTTggggcttcttcttctttttttgtgtgtaactTTTACGCTTTTTGAGACAGGCCATTCTTGTCACATATATCAAGTAAAAATCACAAAAGccaaataaccaaaacttagTGAAACGAACCCCGAGTTCATGGATAAGTAAAATACGATGACTCAATTGACaaatttgctttaaaaaatgcaaagggcagttatttttttttaatcggattTTGCTAATTATAAAGCACTATAACCGGGGTTAcattttgatgttgatttttttgatattaTTCAAGCTAAAGGAAGatgtaacttctttttttttgtgtgtgtggtacttgtatgttttttttattatatatattttgtatgaCTTAATAATAAGTGGGCAACAAAGCATGAGGTTGGACTTGATaacccaaatgtcggggccAGCACTGTCCCTTATACTCCCATGCACAtgggcagggttcgattcccgtaagcacTCATCCCCCTCCCCGTCCCCAAGTCCTTAATctagagtagattaggtttaaaaatgacaatacacacacacacacacacacacatagtcCGGCTTTTATCAGGAATCCCGGATTTTGTTACCATTCGCACCTCTTATTTTcagatcgaatttcgatgatccgagccgctcaatatgttcagaacgggATTTTAAGAATACTTgagaaaaattgacaaaaaaaatgaccggaaagggcttgatccaaatagttttgggaaaatgacggcccaggacgtgttttgataattaatacccgccaaggacatgctgagaacatttgttaatgctgaaaatgtctttggcggatattaattatcaaaatacgtcattagccgtcattttcccaacagtttttcataaaaatgcatttatagtaTTTTAACACAAAATGCACCGGATCAAAttcttcccagtcatttttttggccgatttctagcgggtaccgttaaaatcacattctgaacatattgagcggttcGAATCGTCACAATTTGATcaggaaaggggaggtgcggacggtAAGCAAAATCAGGGATTCCCGATAAGAGAAttggtgtgtgtgtatatatgtactctgtatggaatatttaaatatttgttctaggttttttatttttatttttgaaaaaaagtacGCTACATATAACAACttcggcccgtttggatggaggatatgattttgggtggatatagaaGGAGTGTGGATATGTAAGGAGGGTGGACCCACCTTCTGAGAAGGGTAGATTTGTAATCTAGTGTTTGGATGGTTTTTTTGGAAGAGGGATTTGGAAGGTGGATATGATGGGATAAGATGTAAAATGACTTTATTGacctcattttattaatttaatgggTAATATaggttaatttaattaaaactaaaataaatacatatttatcaaaaaaaattggataaaattaaatcaatttaTCTTTAACATGTTTAaaccttaatattttttttaaggaaaaacgGATTAAATGatataatatttgtaaaataattcaattattatgaaaattatataaaaaatagatttttttttttgttttttaaatctTCATAGTTGAATGGGAGGTAAATGGTTGTTAGATCATGTGAGTGGTAGTTTAACTATGTGGGTAGTAAGTTCAACAAACCAACATATAcaaattttttctataaataggtttcatttttttcttcatctcaTTCCACATATCATctccattttaatttttagtttgatattctcattttttttctttcatttcaatgGCACGCCGGGAGTGGAGTGAGCAGGAGGAGGAGACGTTGTTAGAAAATCTTATGAGCCCAGTAGATGTGGGAATTTGGCAAAATGAGAATGGATGCTTCATACCGGCCTCGTTCGTAGTTTTGGAAACTCAAATGCGAGCTTCTTTTCCCCATGGTGGTATTACAAAATTTCATATCGAGACAAAGATGAAGTATTGGAAGGCAACTTGTTTCCGACTACAAGACATGCTTCGGATTTCCGGGTTTGGTTGGATCGAAAATGAAAACAGATTGGCGGTGGAAAATGAGGTTTGAAATGAATTTGTCAAAGTAagtacttttatttttaatgaacATTTATATACTCTTGTTTATGAATAATTTGTCATATTTTCCATGTGTTATGTTTGTAGGTGAATCGACAATTTAGAAACATGAGGGACATGCAATTCCCAATGTTTAATTGATGGAGCCATTACTTCGTACGTTTCAAAGGTTGACGTTGGATGCTTGAGATTATAAATTTCCCATGTTTAATAAATTCCTCAGGTTTACATTGGACATGCAATTCCCCATATTTAATAAATTCGTTGCTTTGTACCTTTGTAAGGTATCTCAAGCAGTCTAGATTTATTTGAGATTATAAGCTTGTGTTAAAAATGCAATCTTGAAAGGGGATGTTTGAAGAATAAATTAGTtgtgataattaatatttgagGAATAAATTTTCTACATAATATACAGTCTTCATttccaaaatagagaaattaAACTTACAACTTCATTCCGAATCTAATAGATGTGTCAACAAAATACAACATATgaaacctaacaaaaaaattagaacaaaaTATGTTGTTAGATTAGTTTGATGTTGAACTTTCAAACCACTTGCAGATGTGGAAGTATCATCACTTGATTGATATTTGGTTCGGACTAACTACATTTGAATGAGCCTTTATATTTCCTCGTGGAACTGTAACAATGCTCCTTCCGCTTCGTCCAATGTGTTGtatctttttttcaaattcctCGAGTATCCATTAACCTGTAGTTCTGCAGTCTTCCAACTTGTATAGATTTCCAGATTACAACCGACGAAAACCACCCAATAGTATTTTTCATCTTGACTTGtcattgaaaaatcaatttgaaaacaCCGATTATCGCATTACAGTTAATGAATACTAACATGGTATATATATGTACGATGGCTCAGATATGTTTTTAACCGGTACATAGTGCACCACTTGGCAACAACTTATGATGTCAAACGGTGACTAAACCATTGACCATCATAAGTTGTCCTGCCAATATGATGCATTGCCTTGAAATTTTGCTTTCATATCATCATAGTCTGGGAAATAAGTTTAATTTCAGCCAGAAAACTAGACATGATACTATGCCAGAACTGAAATAATTCTAGGTTCAAAATATGGCATAACTAAGGCCAATTAACAAGCTCCAACATTGCCTAAGAAACAGCGACATAACTATCAGCAAAACTGCATAGATAACAACTACAAAACACGCAAGaatacaacaacaaaatcaCCAAAAATAAGACtcaaaaaatggtcaaaaaataacaagaaacTACCCACAAAATAGGCTAGAAAACAGCAAACAACCAGCCCACAAACCAGCAAAATAACAGCCCACAAACCTACAGAAAAATAGCCCACAAACTAGCCAAAAAGCAGcccaaaaaccaacaaaaaaccaGCCTAAAAACCAGTCTGAAAACCTGCAGAAAATAGGCTAACAAAATAATAGCCCAAAAACCTACAAAAAAATAGCCCAAAAACTAGCCTGAAAACCTGCAGAAAATAGCCCAAAAATCAGCAAAATAACAGCTCAGAAACCAACATAAAAATAACccacaaaccaacaaaaaagcAGCCCacaaaccaaccaaaaacaagcaaaaacCTACCTAAAAACCTGCAAAAAAATAGCTCACAAACCAGCAAAAAAGTAGCCTGAAAACCTGCAGAAAATAGCCTAAAAACCAGCAAAATAACAGCCCAGAAACCTGCATAAAAACAGCccacaaaccaacaaaaaaggagcccacaaaccaaccaaaaaccaGCAAAAATCTGCCTGAAAACCTATAGAAAATAGCCTAAAAACTAGCAAAAATGCAGCCCACAAACCAACCAAAAACTAGCTCAAAGCTTGTAGAAAACAACCCAAAAATTAGCAAAATAACAGCCCAGAAACCTGCATAAAAATAACCTACAAACTAGCAAAAAAACAGCTCACAAACCAGCCATAAACCAACTCAAAAACCAGCAAAATAACAGCCTAAAAACCTACAGAAAAACGACCCATAAACCAACCAGAAAGCAGGCCAGAAACTAGCAAAACTGCACTGTCTAGTGACCATCCTCAAAACTACCCAGAAACCTACACTGTCCAGCGACCAGCAAAAACCACAAATGGGACTGCACTTTGCACACTGGactacacacacacccccccacacacacacactagtatAATGTCTTCTCAATTTCcacatatacacatacataatGTTGGGCTCGGGTaaaaatatcatcatagccactaATAAATGCCAACATCATAGAAATCAAGTTTGGCTCAGGTAAATATATCATCATAGCTACTAATAAATACCAACATCATAGAAACCAGGTTTGGCTCAGGTAAATATATCATCATAGCTACTAATGAATGACAATATCATAGAAATCAAGTTTGGCTCAGGTAAAAATACATCATAACTACTAATAAATGCCAGCATCATAGAAATCAGGTTTGGCTCAGGTAaatatatcatcatagccactaATAAATGCCAACATCATCGAAACCAGGTTTGACTTAGGTAAATATATCATCATAGTCACTAATAAATGTCAACATTATAGAAATCAGGTTTGGCTCAGGTAAAAATACATCATAGCTACTAATAAATGCCAATATCATAGAAACCAGGTGCCAACATCATAGAAACTAGGTTTGGCTCAGGTAAAAATACATCATAGCTACTAATAAATGCCAACATCATAGAAATCAGGTTTGGCTCGGGTAAAAATACATCATAGCCATGAATAAATGCCAACATAGCCACATGCGATCGTAACAACAATAACTGTCATGCATGTGTTGCAAATATAAATCATAACCACCAATTCAAGAGAAATAGATTAATAGTTACCAAAAGAAATACCAACATGTACAAGTTTGGTCACAATTGTCATAGCATCATCATTACCTTAAATACGTCATCATTGTTGGGCTAACATTTGCCTTATTCGTAGATCATCATCATTGCCCTATAATCTACCAATTACATGCAGTTAAAAAGATCATAGTCTACTGCATCATTACAAAAAGAAGGAATGACATCCTTTATAAATACAGTTTTAAAGAGCCTAATCCCTTACCAAAAACAAGTTTTAAAGAGACTGCTACGATTCACAAAAAGGGCCTCCTACCATTCACAAAACAAAGGAATGATATTCTTCACATACGGCCCATGATGTTCAATGACATCCTTACTTGTCTTTCCCACAAAACTTCCCCGCCGATACCAACTCCACCCATCTTTGTTTGCGTTCAGCGGGTATGCCATAGAACGTGTTCACCCTATCTTCCGCCTGGACGATGATGGTGTTGACGATATACCTATTATCCTCATCCATGTCAAGCTTGAGCAACTCGTCAAACACTCTCTCCCTTCTGGAAGATAGTTGCTTGTCATAGCCTATGGCATCCGCGATCTTCTCCATTACCGTAGCGCTTTGACTTATGTAATTCCCCAATGCCTCAGGTATGGCCGCTTCTTTTTTGGCATTCTTCTTTGGCGGCATTGGCATTGGCACGAGCATTGGGATTGGCTTTAGCACAAGCATTGACATTGGCATTGGCATTAGCATTTGCATTGAGATTGGCATTGGAATTGCTTGTAGGAGTGTTGGCATTGTTTATTAGAGTTGTGGGATTTGCAGTCGTGGAGCCATACGATAGCTCAACGAAAGTATCATTTGTCCATATTGCCTCACCATTTGCAAACCTAGGTATATAACACTCTTCCAAGTACTCATCCATGTTTGGGATTCATCGGGGTTTGGGCTTTGAACGAGGTCACAATTGTCTAAGTCCACCGCATCCTTCGCAAAATCACCCGTTGCCCTATCAATCCCAAATAAAATTTGCCAACTCTCAAACATAGGGAAAGCCTTCCCATTCATGCCTTTCACTTTGGGATTGAATTGCACATGTTCAATGGCATGCATTACATGGGAGGGCAGTAGTTAAAGCTAATTTTGAAGGATAACAACAATGTCAAGGCAGGTTTAAATGAATGAGTAGAGAAGTTACCTTCTCATATTCCTTCCACACGTCCTCTAAATCCACCTCAATGGAGTTAGTTGCATGATTCCACGCAAAGCCACTTAGCCGTATCATGTCGGCAATATGaccatatttttccttccaatAGTTGACCTTCGACTCTATgtttggttgagctttgagagtGGTCCCGGGCAATAGCTTttgcaagcctttctcaatttcAACGTAGAAGCTTGACTTGAAATCATTATGGGCTTTCCATGTTTCTTTTTCCGAGACCGCGTCCAACATGCACTCTAGTAGGGCCTCCTCTTCCTTAGGAGTCCATAGCCTATGCGATTATTTTTCTTGCCCCTCCTTGGCAttggtttgttttgatttggAAGTTCCTTGACCTTCCATTATGTTAGCTAACCTGATTTCAATGACAATAACAATTTAACATAGGGCAAACACTCACGAAATAGTTTGTTATTACATAGAAATAGTTGATATGTATCAACATTGGCCAAAATTGTTCAACAAGTCTATAAAACAAATCCActtaaaacaaagaaacaacaCAATTTAAAGATATCCTATTGGCCAGCCCCATGATGAGCTAACCAATCATTGTATATTTAGGTTGCtaagttatttttcatttgggtcCATTCGGTTGATGTTTCAATAGTTGTAATGTACTCTTCAAGTGGCACATTATGTAGGTTTTGCTGCTTCCACGCTATGTATTCAGCCTCAACAGGATCCATTGTCATTGTACACTTAATGAGATTGTGGAGGAGGCAACATGCTGTGACGATGCAACATTGAGTCCTAATGGGATAGAAAGAGTAGGATCTCAAGATTCCCCATCTCATCTTAAGCACCCCAAAACATCTCTCCACAACATTGCATGCGACAGAGTGCTTCACATGAAGCATTCTTCTCGGCTCTGGGGCACGTGTACTTGCCTCCAAATGTTTATGTGGTATCGTTGACCTCTGAACGGTGCTAATAATCCTAGTCCATTAATGTAACCAGCATCGACGAGGTAGCAACGACTTACAAATGACATACGTAGGTGTAGGTGAGTACGTTTACACAAATGTGGACGTATGTTGACTAATGGAAAGGTGACAAGGTGACATACCCTGTGGAATTTTCAACCGGTCATGCCTCACCAAGGCGTTTCAAAACACTCTTGAGTCTGTGGCGGAGCCTTCTCAACAAGACAATGCATATATAAATTGTAGATTTCGACTACAAACTCTTAACACATTTGTCGCGTAGTCATCCTTCCTTGACCTAAAGTGTGCCTTCATTTCGGTTGGGGGAGGACATGTATGAAGGTACCGTCTAAAGCCCCTAAACAATTCTACGAGAGACTAATGATTTATTTTATTAGATTAGAATGAATAATTG is a window encoding:
- the LOC131316463 gene encoding uncharacterized protein LOC131316463 codes for the protein MARREWSEQEEETLLENLMSPVDVGIWQNENGCFIPASFVVLETQMRASFPHGGITKFHIETKMKYWKATCFRLQDMLRISGFGWIENENRLAVENEVNRQFRNMRDMQFPMFN